DNA from Ictalurus punctatus breed USDA103 chromosome 7, Coco_2.0, whole genome shotgun sequence:
CTTCATGCCCTCATTCACTCCCTAATTCACtcctttcactctctcactccctcattcactacCTAATTCATTCCTTCATGCCCTCGTTCACTCCCTAATTCACTCctttcactccttcactccctaATTCACTCTCTAATTCACTCCGTCACGCCCTCATTCACGCCCTCATTCACGCCCACATTCACTCCTTCATGCCCTAATTCACTCCCTCATTAACTCCCTCATTCACGCCCTatttcactcattcactccctcattcactccctcattcactccctcattcactccctcattcactccctcattcattccttcatgccctcattcactccctcactccctaatTCACTCCTTCATGCCCccattcactccctcattcactctctAATTCACTCCTTCACACCCTCATTTACTCTCTCACTTCCTAATTCACTCCTTTCACTCTCTTACTCCCTAATTCACTCCTTCACGCCCTCATTCATGccctcattccctctctcactccctcattcactacCTAATTCATTCCTTCATGCCCTCGTTCACTCCCTAATTCACTCCTTTATGCCCTCATTCACGCCCTCATTCAGTGTCTCACTCCCTAATTCACTCCTTCACGTCCTCCTTCACTCCCTTAttcattctctcactccctAATTCACTCCTTCATGccctcattcactctctcactccctcattctctACCTAATTCACTCCTTCATgccctcattcactccctcattcactctctcactccctaaTTCACTCCTTCATGCCCTCATTCACTCCCTAATtaactccctcattcactccctaATTAACTCCTTCACGCCCTccttctccctcactccctaattcactcattcactccctcacttatttatttccctCCTCGGTCTGTGAGGAACTATTAACTATGATAAAACGCCTCCTCTGATCAAATCCACAAACCACTGTAACCTGATACtcagtcagtacacacacacacacacacacacacacacacagagtttaccCAGCTGCCTGTCCTGTGCTGATGATGACACACACTGATGAGTGTTCAGCAAACACACTGCctctattaatttattaaactgaTGCACATTTACACTCATTCTGTAATTCTGTAGTCACGCACTGGTGCACTCACACCCACTcgcacccacccacacccaccgaacacacacacccttatacacactgcacataaacccttatacacactaacacacactaacacactgcacataaacccttatacacactaacacactgcacataaacccttatacacactaacacacactaacacactgcacataaacccttatacacactaacacactacacataaacccttatacacactaacacactgcacataaacccttatacacactaacacactgcacataaacccttatacacactaacacactgcacataaacccttatacacactaacacacactaacacactgcacataaacccttatacacactaacacacactaacacactgcacataaacccttatacacactaacacacacttacacactgcacataaacccttctacacactaacacactgcacataaacccttatacacactaacacacactaacatactgcacataaacccttatacacactaacacacactaacacactgcacataaacccttatacacactaacacactgcacataaacccttatacacactaacacactgcacataaacccttatacacactaacacactgcacataaacccttatacacactaacacacactaacacactgcacataaacccttatacacactaacacacactaacacactgcacataaacccttatacacactaacacacactaacatactgcacataaacccttatacacactaacacacactaacacactgcacataaacccttatacacactaacacactgcacataaacccttatacacactaacacactgcacataaacccttatacacactaacacacactaacacactgcacataaacccttatacacactaacacacactaacacactgcacataaacccttatacacactaacacactacacataaacccttatacacacaacacataaacccttatacacactaacacactacacataaacccttatacacacaacacataaacccttatacacacaacacataaacccttatacacactaacacactacacataaacccttatacacacaacacataaacccttatacacactaacacactacacataaacccttatacacactaacacacactaacacactgcacataaacccttatacacactaacacactacacataaacccttatacacactaacacacactaacacactgcacataaacccttatacacactaacacactgcacataaacccttatacacactaacacacactaacacactgcacataaacccttatacacactaacacactgcacataaacccttatacacactaacacacactaacacactgcacataaacccttatacacactaacacactgcacataaacccttatacacactaacacacactaacacactgcacataaacccttatacacactaacacactgcacataaacccttatacacactaacacacactaacacactgcacataaacccttatacacactaacacactgcacataaacccttatacacactaacacacactaacacactgcacataaacccttatacacactaacacactgcacataaacccttatacacactaacacacactaacacactgcacataaacccttatacacactaacacactacacataaacccttatacacactaacacacactaacaaactgcacataaacccttatacacactaacacactgcacataaacccttatacacactaacacacactaacacactgcacataaacccttatacacactaacacactgcacataaacccttatacacactaacacactgcacataaacccttatacacactaacacactgcacataaacccttatacacactaacacacactaacacactgcacataaacccttatacacactaacacactacacataaacccttatacacactaacacacactaaaaaactgcacataaacccttatacacactaacacactacacataaacccttatacacactaacacacactaacacactgcacataaacccttatacacactaacacactgcacataaacccttatacacactaacacactgcacataaacccttatacacactaacacactacacataaacccttatacacactaacacacactaacaaactgcacataaacccttatacacactaacacactgcacataaacccttatacacactaacacactgcacataaacccttatacacactaacacacactaacacactgcacataaacccttatacacactaacacacactaacacactgcacataaacccttatacacactaacacacactaacacactgcacataaacccttatacacactaacacacactaacacactgcacataaacccttatacacactaacacactgcacataaacccttatacacactaacacactacacataaacccttatacacactaacacactgcacataaacccttatacacactaacacacactaacacactgcacataaacccttatacacactaacacactgcacataaacccttatacacactaacacacactaacacactacacataaacccttatacacactaacacacactaacacactgcacataaacccttatacacactacacataaacccttatacacactaacacacactaacacactgcacataaacccttatacacactaacacacactaacacactgcacataaacccttatacacactacacataaacccttatacacactaacacacactaacacactgcacataaacccttatacacactaacacacactaacacactgcacataaacccttatacacactaacacacactaacacactacacataaacccttatacacactaacacacactaacacactgcacataaacccttatacacacttactacagaatgttttaaataaactgtCAGGGTAATAAATAGTAACGTTACATGTTAACACGACAGCTCTAATTTATTAACAAACCtggcttttctttcattttttgcGAATATTGATGAGTATATAATGAATATTGATGAGCATATAATGAATATTGATGAGtatataatgaatattaatgaaagTACGGCATCGCGATCGTTCCCAAATGGccacaatttattttaattataatatacGATTCTGTCACTACGTAGTAGTGTACAAAATAGTTGTGCTGtacttttctgtgtgtgtgtgtgtgtgtgtgtgtgtgtgtttatacttaTACAGTAAGCATGTGAGGGAGACATGCAGTGTTTGCCAGATTTTTGGTTTTCCTGATCCTTTGCTACACTTTACAGTTTtattaatatgatataataaataAGAGCATGTTAGGACACTGGTGAAAGAACAATTCTGGGAAACGATGGGATTTAATTCTGCTTGTTATCTGAGCACATAGCACATGTCAGTACACATCTGTTTCCTCACATCAGTTTCCTTACAACTGTATCCTCACATCTGTATCTTCACATCTGTATCCTCACATCTCTCTGAGAAATTCAACATTAAACTGCACTTCTGTCATTTTGACAATTTTCCATATGATCTAGAAGTCTACAAAATAACGAGGAATATTATGTTTCACTGAAACCATTAAATAATTGCATTAACACCTTTAACTTGTTCTGGCATGCCtttattgtacacacacacacacacacacacacacacacacacacacacatactatcattaccataaataataattgaaataataataattaataagaaatgtaaataataatattcttattttatatgtatgtagTAAGTGTTACGTTATGGTGAGTAACTTATACTGGCAcaaacactgaaacaggaagtgctgtGGTCAGCGTGTATGGAaatcgtgcgtgtgtgtgtattgtatttgCCCTCCAATTTGAGGTCACATGATCATTCAATCACATGATCCAGTGATCCAGACTGTGTGTCACACGTACATAGTTGTCCTGCTTCTGTGTGCAGCCgcttatttatctctctctctttctctctcactcacacacacacacacacacacatgcacacagattCTGGTCAAACCGGTtctatgcacacacaaacatttgtcTCTCTGGTTGCCAGGTAACATTGATTACTgagaacttgtgtgtgtgtgtgtgtgtgtgtgtgtgtgtgtgtgtgtgtgtgtgtgtgtgtgtggtttttcccACCACTGCTGTTCCAGGGGAAAGTTCATCACCTGTTCCTGAGATTAGGATGTCCAATAAATTacacacctgtctctctctctcacacacacacacacacacacacacacactgtatacttgTATATGGCTAGAGTGATAAAGCTCTACTCTTTATAGTGAGTCTATCTGAGTAACACTGCTGCAGTCTAATGAGGCTAATGCTAACACAAACGCTAATGCTAATACACCATGTTACGTTTTCCATTTCAACTgtgtatttaaatttatttaaattatatttacatttaaatcttACGTAAAGATTTCTGATGAAAACACAGGGGTTTTACTGCGTTAGAAGAAACAACTatatgcgtgcacacacacacacacagataagtgtacagtacagtcTGAGCTCAGTTCAAGAGCTGAAGACAGTAACATCATTAATTattgggtgccaataattttagagttatatgtatatattagtgGTGTAATtattacagctgctataatgtaagtgaaaacaggaagtaacttgtcactgtgtaataaataaatattctgaactgtggtgtaagaggaacaaaacacctCACTGTTTATCAACACACTGTTTTCCCCTGACTGTCTGATTACACTTCTGTTACCATGACAACGGGCACCCATAACACTATCAGCTCAGTCTGTATTTACTCATAcgtacctacatacacacacacacacacactcacatactcacacacacacacacacactcacatactcacacacacacacacacacacacacgagcctGTACTCTGACTAATTCAGCTCCTGTGTGAGATCAGCATGTAGAATCAGATAGACAGGTGTGGAGGTGAGACATGAGTGcataaacactgacacacacagcttcAGGTGAAccagtcatacacacacacacacacacacacacacacacacagtgtctgcATGACACTCAGATACTTATCATATCACACTTTGCCTTAAATGTAgtgattttatttgattcattaTTACTCATGATTCTGCTTAAGATGTGtttattgagtgtgtgtgtttgtgtgtgtatccgTTAGTGGAATCTGGTGTGTGATTCTTTGTGGAAGGTGCACATTGCTAAATTCTCCCTGCTGGTTGGTTCCATATTCGGATACCTGGTTCTCGGAGTGCTGGCTGACTGGTGAGTGCCTGATCATGTGACCACACTGAGGGATTATGGGAAATGTTAAAACTGCGGCCTTCTAGACATTTACCGCACCTCTACAGCCGTTCTTACTAATTTTTGACTAACTTTCTGACATTGCCACATAACAAGACCACACCCTCTTTGTAAATTTCTCTTCAGAACTCCACCCACCAAGGCTCTATAAAATAAGGGATTAAATCTAACTAGCGTTACACCAAAGGGTTGTTTTTGGATTAGCCAAATATAAACATCTAGCTACAGTATCTTAGTATCTCTCACTGAGTGTTATGCTAGCTAATGTTGGCTATTCTCATATGGTGTAGCTGTTGGCAGTTAGCAgttgatgctaagtgtaattacgGTGTAATTTTAGACGGACTTTGTGTAGTAATTTGCGAACACGTCTGAGGTGAATGAGGTTCAGGATGATTCTGCCTCCTTTCCACCCTCAATCAGTTTAAATGATTACGCTAAACGATTAGCCTCAGTTAGtgattgtttttcttgtttttgatgtgtgtgtgagaaagtgtgcGAGACTGTGTGCGTgcgagtgagagtgtgtgtgagtgtgtgtgagcgctgACCTGAAAGTTGACTGTGATTGACTCCTTGTCCGCAGGTTTGGACGTCACGCGGTGTTGGTGGTGTCGGTGTTCTTCACACTCGTGTTTGGTATGTCTGTGGCCTTCTCCATTAACGTCACCATGTTCAGCACACTCCGCTTCTTTGAGGGCTTCTGGCTCGCTGGgatctccctctccctctacGTCCTGAGTGAGTAATGAGACACGacccactcacacacttcacatgCGGCCTACACAGACATTAgggcgtgtggtttgggacgtgCCCACAGTaaactgatgatggtgtttatgtggagtaTATAGTGGACAGTTCTGCTTCTGCACAATGTGGGTCATGTTCTGGAAAGAGggaaaagggtgtgtgtgtgtgtgtgtgtgtgtgtgtgtgtgtgtgtgtgttttggaaaagTGAAGTgagtagtgtgtgttgtgtgtgtaaacagcAGCAGAAATTGAGGACACACTTCCAGAACTAAATACTTGTCCTTTAACACACTTAGTCTCTTTACACAGCTAGCTAACAGCTCAAAAACACTCGCTAGCTGCCCTTCAAGACCAAAATAGTGTCCTCACACCCTCTCTAATCCCACACTCGCTCTAATATCCCACATTCACTCTAATCCCACACTCACTCTATAATCCCACACTCGCTCTATAATACCACACTCGCTCTAATATcccacactcgctataatcccacactcgctataatcccacactcgctataatcccACACTTGCTCTTATATcccacactcgctataatcccacactcgctataatcccATACTTGCTCTAATATCCCACACTCCCACACTCGTGCTAATATCCCACACTCACGCTAATATCCCACACTTGCTCTTATATcccacactcgctataatcccACACTTGTTCTTATATcccacactcgctataatcccATACTCGCTCTAATATCCCACACTCACTATAATATCCCACACTTCCACACTCGCGCTAATATCCCACACTCGCGATAATATCCCACACTCGCTCTAATCCCACACTCGCTCTACTATCCCACACTCGCTCTACTATcccacactcgctataatcccACACTCGCTCTATAATCCCACACTTGCTCTTATATCCCACACTCGCTCTATAATCCCACACTTGCTCTTATATcccacactcgctataatcccATACTCGCTCTAATATCCCACACTCACTATAATATCCCACACTTCCACACTCGCGCTAATATCCCACACTCGCGATAATATCCCACACTCGCTCTAATCCCACACTCGCTCTACTATCCCACACTCGCTCTACTATcccacactcgctataatcccACACTCGCTCTATAATCCCACACTTGCTCTTATATCCCACACTCGCTCTATAATCCCACACTTGCTCTTATATcccacactcgctataatcccATACTCGCTCTAATATcccacactcgctataatcccACACTCGCTATAATATCCCACACTCCCACATTCGCGCTAATATCCCACACTCGTGCTAATTCAACACTTGCACTAATcccacactcgctataatctcACATTCGCTATAATATCCCACACTCGCTCTATTATCCCACACTCGCTGCATTAGCCCACACTCGCTCTAATCCCACACTCACGCTAACATCCCACACTCGCGCTATAATCCCACACTCGCTCAAATATACCACACTCGATATAATATCCCACACTCGCTCTACTATCCCATACTCGCTCTGTTATCCCACACTCATGTTATAATCCCACACTTGCGCTATAATCCCACACTCACACTATAATCCCACACTCGCTCTACTATCCCACACTTGCGCTAATATCCCACACTCGCTCTAATATCCCACACTTGCTGTAATCCCACACTTGCTGTAATCCCACACTCGCTCTAATATcccacactcgctataatcacacacccatAATCACAAGGTGCACATCGCTACGTTCTCCCTGAACCTGAACTCTGCATGCTATGTGGCCAGATGAATCCTGTAGGTACGATGAGAACCAGGTCAGAACTCCTGATCCCCGGGTCAGTTAAGTTCCTAATACTAatgccactgtgtgtgtatgttttcagGAATTGAGCTGTGTCTGCCCGGCTGGCGTTTCTCCATGACCATGGTTGCTAACTTTGTGGTGTTAGCAGGGCAGTTGTTAATGCCGGGGCTTGCTGCCTTGTGCTCTGACTGGAAGATCCTGCAAGCCGTCATCATCTGCCCCCTGTTGCTAATGCTGTCATACATATGGTCAGACCacctatgtgtctgtctgtctgtctgtctgtccatctgtctgtctttcactgTCATGTATTATcatgtgttgtttgtgtgaaatgttataaatgtgtgtgtgtggttatcaGGTTATTTCCAGAGTCTCTGCGCTGGTTGTTAGCGACGCAGCAGTACACCCGCTCCAAATGGCTTATTGAGCGCATCGCTAAGAAGAACAACACAAACGTGGACACACACGAGCTGATCACAGGTACACAACCACACCtggacacacacaaactcaccaCAGGTACACAATCTCAGCTGGACACAGGCTAATGCTAAGAATAGACTAAAACCGTCCATAAGCATCTGGTACATGATCTTAGCTCaccaacataaaaaaaattaattatgcCAATTATGCTAAttcctaaaatatatttataacactACTGCAGACTTTGTgattctgtgtgtatgtgtgtgtgtgtgtgtgtttcagagctcAACAGGGTTTTGGAGAAGCCACCGAAGAAGACATGTATAGTGAAGATGGTGGGCACAAGGAACCTGTGGAAGAACATTGTGGTCCTGTGTGTCAACTCGTAAATATCCCTCTGTCTTCTACACACTCACAGCTCAAGGGAACTCTTTAGCTCCTAATACCCATAATGCAGCTGTATACCCATAATTCACCTGAATACCCATAATTCACctgaatacccataatgcacccgaatacccataatgcacccgaatacccataatgcacctgaatacccataatgcacctgTATACCCAAAATGCTATTTTTTCCTACACACCCGGGATATATTTaacgctgtctctctctctgtctctctctctctccaggttAACTGGTTATGGGATCCATCACTGTTTTGCACGCAGTATGATGGATCAGAACAGTGAGCGCGTCACCATGTTCCATAACTTCTATGCTGATTATT
Protein-coding regions in this window:
- the slc22a23 gene encoding solute carrier family 22 member 23 isoform X3, coding for MAESLPDPEDHHHHPPPPPLPLPAPPENGFVTPEAPSPGLMLSRVDGCVLPFLGGFGRYQKQLVVLTWIPALFIGFSQFSDYFLLAQPNSTCLRTINGTWATEHETTTAMTTAMTSAPFFPHALHTAAVSNGSARASEHCECENETWTHELLSGLTQNVVTKWNLVCDSLWKVHIAKFSLLVGSIFGYLVLGVLADWFGRHAVLVVSVFFTLVFGMSVAFSINVTMFSTLRFFEGFWLAGISLSLYVLRIELCLPGWRFSMTMVANFVVLAGQLLMPGLAALCSDWKILQAVIICPLLLMLSYIWLFPESLRWLLATQQYTRSKWLIERIAKKNNTNVDTHELITELNRVLEKPPKKTCIVKMVGTRNLWKNIVVLCVNSLTGYGIHHCFARSMMDQNSERVTMFHNFYADYYTLAGIAVATGLALCPAVGIMGRRGGLLLFMIITALASLLQLGLLN